The sequence TGTCGAGCGTGAGAGTCACTTCGGCCATGCCGACGGCGGGCTTCTTCTCGGTGCCCGCGAAGATCACGTCGTCCATGCCGCGGCCGCGCAGGTGGCGCGGGTTCTGCTCGCCCATGACCCAGCGCAGCGCGTCGATCACGTTCGACTTGCCGCAGCCGTTCGGGCCGACGATCGCAGAGATGCCCCGGTCGAACGCGAACACGGTCTTGTCCGCGAAAGACTTGAAGCCTACGAGCTCTAGTGATCGGATCCGCAACCGAGCCCCGCCATGACTACCGCGCGGCCACATCCTCACGACCGGGGGGAGGAGCGGAGAAACAGGACCGGCGCTGGCTTCGGAGGAGGAATGGAGGAATGAGTTGCGGCGAGGTTACCCAGGGGCTTCGGTGGTGTAAAGGAGACGCCTCACACCCGCGAACAGCATGCCCACGGCCATGGCGCCGACGAAGCGGTAGATCGGCAACTCCCCGCGCAAGAGGTCCGCGAGCGCAGGCCCGGGGCAGAGACCGACCAGCCCCCAGCCGACGCCGAACAGCACCGACCCGCCGAGCAGCTCCCGGTCGAAGTCCTGCCGCGTCGGCAGCGCGAAGTGCTCCGCGAAGAGCGGCCGGGCGCGGCGCCGGGTGACCGCGAACGCCGCGGCGTTCACGGCGAGCGCGCCGCCCATCACGAGCCCGAGGCTCGGGTCCCAGCTGCCGGCGAAGTCCAGGAATCCGAGGACTTTGGCCGGATTCGTCATGCCGGAGATGAACAGCCCCGCGCCGAAGAGCAGGCCCGAGAGGAACGCCGCGAGCACCGGCATCAGCGCGTCCCCACCACGTGACGCATCACGAACACGGTGAGCGCGCCCGCGGCCATGAAGGTGAGCGTGGCGGCCAGCGAGCGCTTCGATCCGCGCGCCAGCCCGCACACCCCGTGGCCGCTCGTGCAGCCACTGCCCAGTGACGTGCCGTAGCCCACGAGCATTCCGCCGGCGACCAGGAGCTCGGTGCTGTGCGTGATCTCGAAGCCGTGTAGCGGCCCGGTGAGCGCGCCGACGAAGCTCGCCCCGAGCGGCAGGCCCGCGAGGAACGCGAGCCGCCACGCGAAGTCACCGCGCCGCGGCACAAGCGCGCGGCCGAGGATGCCACTCACTCCTGCCACGCGGCCATCCAGCAGCAGGAGCAGCGCCGCCGCCAGCCCGATCAGCGCGCCGCCGGCGAGACTCGACCCAGGTGTGAAGCTCGACGCGATCATGTGCCGCGAAGAGTGCAGGCCGGGTGCCGGGAGGGGAAGCGCGCCGGGAGGCCTTTCCCGGGGCGCGCTGCCCCAGGCGAGGCGATCGGCCGCTTCGAGTCTTTTAACATCAACAGTGGTGTTGAATTTCGAGACGGCCCGCCGTATAAGAGGAGCCATGGCCGAGACCAGCCAGGCCCCGCCCCGCCGCCGGCGCAGCGACTTCGATCGCAACCGGCAGCGGCTGCTCGACGCCGGCCGCCGCATGGTCGCCGAGCGCGGGCCCGAGTCACTCACCGTGTCCGAGGTCGCGCACCGCGCGGGCCTGAACCGCACCACGGCCTACCAGCACTTCCGCACGCGCGACGAGCTGGCGAGCGCCGTGCTCGAGGCCATGGGCGAGGAGCTGCAGGCCCGGCTGGAGCAGCCCCACCCCGCGCTCGAGCTGCTCGAAGGCATGATGCAGGCGTTCGCGGAGCAGCCCGAGATCGCGCGGCTCGCGCTGCACCTGACGCTCGCGGGCGAGCCCCTGCCGCGCCGGGCCTGGGAGCGGGCCGTGACGCACGTGGCGCGCTCGGTGCGCGGTCCGCACGCCCACGGCGGCGTCGATCCGGAGATGCTCGCGCACGTGATCGTGGGCGCGTGTCTCGTCTGGACGCTGCGCGCGCATGCCGAGCACGACGCCGGCGAGATCCCCGCCGTCACGGCCCGCTTCACGCGCGAGCTGAAGCGGCTGCTCGTCTACGGCCTGTTCCGGCCCGAGCACGTGCCCGAGCTCGTCGACTCATTGCGCCCGCAGCGCGCGCGAAAGAAGGAGCACGCATGACCGGCCCCGCCTTCGACCCCACGCACCCCGACGTCAAGCGCGACCCGTACCCGTTCTACGCCGAGCTGCGCCGCGCCGCGCCCGTGCATTTCATCGAGAAGACTGGCTTCTACGCCGTCGCGCGCCAGCGCGAGGTGCGCGAGGTGCTGCGCGACCCGGTCACGTTCTCGTCGCGCGCCATGCGCTACACGCGCTCGAACGGCCGGGCCTCGGCGGCCTCGATGATGCTCGCCTCGCAGAACGTCCCGCCCGAGCGCGTCGCGCAGCTCATCGCCTCGCTCCCGTTCCCGCCGCAGGATCTCGTGGGCGCGAAGTCGGTGGTGTTCACCGACCCGCCCGACCACGACGCGCTGCGCGCGATCGTGAACCGCGGCTTCACGCCGCGGCGCATCGCCGAGCTCGAGCCGCGCGTGCGCGAGATCGCGCGCGCGTGCCTCGCCGACGTGCGCGGCAAGGGCGAGATGGACCTGGTCACCGACCTCGCGATCCCCGTGCCGGTCACGGTGATCTCGGAGCTGCTCGGCGTCGACCCCGAACGCC is a genomic window of Myxococcota bacterium containing:
- a CDS encoding helix-turn-helix domain-containing protein translates to MAETSQAPPRRRRSDFDRNRQRLLDAGRRMVAERGPESLTVSEVAHRAGLNRTTAYQHFRTRDELASAVLEAMGEELQARLEQPHPALELLEGMMQAFAEQPEIARLALHLTLAGEPLPRRAWERAVTHVARSVRGPHAHGGVDPEMLAHVIVGACLVWTLRAHAEHDAGEIPAVTARFTRELKRLLVYGLFRPEHVPELVDSLRPQRARKKEHA
- a CDS encoding cytochrome P450, with translation MTGPAFDPTHPDVKRDPYPFYAELRRAAPVHFIEKTGFYAVARQREVREVLRDPVTFSSRAMRYTRSNGRASAASMMLASQNVPPERVAQLIASLPFPPQDLVGAKSVVFTDPPDHDALRAIVNRGFTPRRIAELEPRVREIARACLADVRGKGEMDLVTDLAIPVPVTVISELLGVDPERRDDFKRWSDAIVASSGDGDPSRSRTPPAIAFIELFQYLAQVIEERRRSPREDLISTLVRAEEGETLSAPEVAIFTLLLLVAGNETTTNLLGNTVLALTRNPAELARVQREPDLVPTLVEEGLRYDSP
- a CDS encoding YeeE/YedE family protein, producing the protein MIASSFTPGSSLAGGALIGLAAALLLLLDGRVAGVSGILGRALVPRRGDFAWRLAFLAGLPLGASFVGALTGPLHGFEITHSTELLVAGGMLVGYGTSLGSGCTSGHGVCGLARGSKRSLAATLTFMAAGALTVFVMRHVVGTR
- a CDS encoding DUF6691 family protein, with the protein product MPVLAAFLSGLLFGAGLFISGMTNPAKVLGFLDFAGSWDPSLGLVMGGALAVNAAAFAVTRRRARPLFAEHFALPTRQDFDRELLGGSVLFGVGWGLVGLCPGPALADLLRGELPIYRFVGAMAVGMLFAGVRRLLYTTEAPG